In Rhodamnia argentea isolate NSW1041297 chromosome 11, ASM2092103v1, whole genome shotgun sequence, one genomic interval encodes:
- the LOC125312960 gene encoding uncharacterized protein LOC125312960 → MASTSFVQLQLPKLNGRNFNNWSLRMKVPFKSRDLWNLVESGYTEVADSEEFNALKKEDKDLLVESRKKDQRALYEIFQAVEETIFEKISCAKTAKAAWDIPQNSYKGDDRVKRVRLQTLRGDFESLCMNDSESISSYFDRVQTIVNQLRVNGEELQDERVVGKILRSLTERFDYVVAAIEEGQDISTMTLERLMGVIMLT, encoded by the coding sequence ATGGCATCCACCAGTTTCGTTCAATTGCAACTTCCAAAGTTGAACGGGAGGAATTTCAACAACTGGTCACTCCGGATGAAGGTTCCGTTCAAATCCCGGGATTTGTGGAACTTGGTGGAGAGTGGCTACACCGAAGTAGCCGATTCTGAAGAATTCAACGCTTTGAAAAAGGAGGATAAGGATTTGTTGGTCGAGTCCCGAAAGAAAGATCAGAGAGCATTATATGAGATCTTTCAAGCGGTGGAGGAgacgatatttgaaaaaatatcatgTGCGAAGACCGCAAAAGCGGCGTGGGATATTCCGCAAAACTCCTACAAGGGCGATGATCGAGTGAAGCGAGTTCGACTTCAAACACTTCGAGGTGATTTTGAGTCTTTATGCATGAACGACTCTGAATCTATCTCGTCGTACTTTGATCGTGTGCAAACCATCGTTAACCAATTGAGGGTTAATGGTGAAGAACTCCAAGATGAACGAGTCGTAGGAAAAATCTTGAGGTCTTTGACTGAAAGATTTGACTACGTTGTTGCGGCAATCGAAGAAGGCCAAGATATATCAACCATGACGTTGGAGCGGTTGATGGGGGTCATTATGCTCACATGA
- the LOC115731278 gene encoding AAA-ATPase ASD, mitochondrial-like: MKIDAPATTPNSGGAGNTFAHLGSMMAGAMFVWAILQQFLPHDLRTYFDKYSQRFFRYVYPYIQITFNEYGGERFMRSEAYSAIENYLSSSSATQAKRLKADMVRNNQSLVLSMDDHEEVSDEFNGVKLRWTSGKRGSRRQSVSFHSVGDEESGFYKLIFHKKHRDLILGPYLSHVLKQGKEIRFQNRQRKLYTNNGSYWNHVVFEHPATFNTIAMHPDKKQEIIDDLMTFSQSEDFYARIGRAWKRGYLLFGPPGTGKSTMIAAMANLLKYDIYDLELTAVRDNTSLRRLLIETSSKSIIVIEDIDCSLDLTGQRKKQEKVEEGKDGEVRDPGKQAAKDPDGEKPSRVTLSGLLNFIDGLWSSCGGERLLVFTTNHIEKLDPALIRKGRMDKHVELSYCRSEAFKVLAKNYLGIDAHHLFDDIGKLLNEVDLTPADVAEHLMPRSPSQNAEVCLEGLVVALEKAKMEGESKAEEAKLKGEESREEAKVEAKE, translated from the exons ATGAAGATCGATGCGCCGGCCACGACGCCGAACTCGGGCGGAGCGGGCAACACGTTCGCCCACCTGGGTTCGATGATGGCGGGCGCCATGTTCGTGTGGGCGATCCTGCAGCAGTTCCTGCCGCACGACCTCCGGACCTACTTCGACAAGTACTCGCAGCGCTTCTTCCGCTACGTGTACCCCTACATCCAGATCACCTTCAACGAGTATGGCGGGGAGCGGTTCATGCGCAGCGAGGCCTACTCGGCCATCGAGAACTACCTCAGCTCGAGCTCCGCCACGCAGGCCAAGCGGCTCAAGGCCGACATGGTCAGGAACAACCAGTCCCTGGTGCTGAGCATGGACGACCACGAGGAGGTCTCCGACGAGTTCAACGGGGTTAAGCTCCGGTGGACTTCGGGCAAGAGAGGATCGAGGAGGCAGTCGGTGTCTTTCCACAGCGTCGGGGACGAAGAGAGCGG GTTTTACAAGCTCATCTTCCACAAGAAGCACAGGGACCTCATCCTCGGGCCATACCTGAGCCACGTCCTGAAACAGGGCAAGGAGATCAGGTTCCAGAACCGGCAGCGGAAGCTCTACACGAACAACGGCTCGTACTGGAACCACGTCGTGTTCGAGCACCCGGCTACGTTCAACACCATCGCTATGCACCCCGACAAGAAGCAAGAGATCATCGACGACCTGATGACCTTCAGCCAGAGCGAGGACTTCTATGCGCGAATCGGGAGGGCCTGGAAGCGCGGGTACTTGCTGTTTGGCCCGCCGGGGACCGGCAAGTCCACGATGATCGCCGCGATGGCAAACCTCCTGAAGTACGACATCTACGACCTTGAGCTCACCGCGGTGAGGGACAACACGTCGCTGAGGAGGCTCCTGATTGAGACGTCAAGCAAGTCGATCATCGTGATCGAGGACATCGACTGCTCGCTGGACCTGACGGGTCAGAGGAAGAAGCAGGAGAAAGTGGAGGAGGGCAAGGATGGCGAGGTCAGGGACCCGGGGAAGCAGGCGGCCAAGGATCCAGACGGCGAGAAGCCTAGCAGGGTAACGCTCTCGGGGCTCCTGAACTTCATCGACGGCCTGTGGTCGTCGTGCGGCGGAGAGAGGCTGCTCGTCTTCACGACCAACCACATCGAGAAGCTGGACCCGGCGCTGATAAGGAAGGGCCGGATGGACAAGCACGTGGAGCTGTCGTATTGCAGGTCCGAGGCGTTCAAGGTCCTGGCCAAGAACTACTTGGGCATCGATGCCCACCACCTGTTCGACGATATTGGGAAGCTATTGAACGAGGTCGACCTGACGCCGGCCGACGTGGCCGAGCACCTGATGCCGAGGAGCCCTTCCCAGAATGCCGAGGTTTGCTTGGAGGGCCTGGTCGTGGCGCTCGAGAAGGCGAAGATGGAGGGCGAGTCGAAGGCAGAGGAAGCGAAGTTGAAGGGCGAAGAGAGCAGAGAGGAAGCGAAGGTGGAAGCAAAAGAATGA
- the LOC115732579 gene encoding AAA-ATPase At3g28580-like gives MLVPREMLSNFGSAIGGLAVIWVMLPRWQQYLPPQIRDLVDRCINKLVNLFYPYVVIVFSEFEGERLARSETYLAIQSYLKEHATLRVRRLKAETVKDSQSPIFTMGDNEEVTDTFKGVKVWWASRKKIPRNMSLSLHPMTEDRRFYRLAFHWRHRQLIMQSYVKHVLTEGKAIAHKNRLQKLYTNNPSKNWSHVAFEHPANFETLAMDPNKKREILNDLTKFREGKEYYAKIGKPWKRGYLLYGPPGTGKSTMIAAMANFLNYDVYDLELTAVKDNTKLKKLLIETSSKSIIVIEDIDCSLDLTGQRKKKEKDDDDDDQDENDDPAKKMVKEEKAGSKVTLSGLLNFIDGIWSACGGERIIIFTTNHVDKLDPALIRRGRMDKHIEMSYCCFEAFKVLARNYLDIQDHLLFETISRLLDETNMTPADVTENLMPKSDNEDAETCLRNLIEALEAAKKEARKKKEKESRAQAKEGREKKVNGEEEEGKESGTSAKEVKENGDVGGGVAAKEVGENGVCSCRR, from the coding sequence ATGCTTGTTCCTCGAGAGATGTTGTCCAACTTCGGATCCGCGATCGGTGGCCTAGCGGTCATCTGGGTTATGCTTCCCCGGTGGCAGCAATATCTCCCTCCCCAGATCCGCGACCTTGTGGACCGGTGCATCAACAAGTTGGTGAACCTGTTCTATCCGTACGTCGTGATCGTGTTCTCTGAGTTCGAGGGGGAACGGCTCGCGCGCAGCGAGACCTACCTGGCTATCCAGAGCTACCTCAAGGAACACGCCACTTTGCGGGTGCGGAGGCTTAAGGCGGAGACCGTcaaagatagccaatctccgaTTTTTACCATGGGCGATAACGAGGAGGTCACCGACACATTCAAGGGAGTTAAGGTCTGGTGGGCCTCGAGAAAGAAGATCCCTAGGAACATGTCCCTTTCGCTCCATCCCATGACTGAGGACCGGAGGTTTTACCGGCTCGCGTTCCACTGGCGACACCGGCAGTTGATCATGCAGTCTTATGTCAAGCACGTCTTGACGGAAGGGAAGGCGATTGCGCATAAAAACCGGCTACAAAAGCTCTACACTAATAATCCGAGCAAGAACTGGAGCCACGTTGCGTTCGAGCACCCCGCCAATTTCGAGACCTTAGCCATGGACCCGAACAAGAAGCGGGAGATTTTGAATGATCTCACCAAGTTCCGTGAAGGGAAAGAGTACTATGCCAAAATAGGCAAGCCCTGGAAGCGTGGCTATCTGCTCTACGGCCCGCCAGGAACCGGCAAGTCCACCATGATTGCCGCCATGGCTAATTTCCTGAACTACGACGTGTACGATCTCGAGTTGACTGCAGTCAAGGACAACACCAAGCTGAAGAAGCTACTAATTGAAACTTCGAGCAAGTCGATCATCGTGATCGAAGACATAGACTGCTCGCTTGATCTGACAGgccagagaaagaagaaggagaaggatgaCGACGATGACGACCAGGACGAAAACGATGATCCCGCAAAGAAGATGGTCAAAGAAGAGAAGGCAGGTAGCAAGGTGACTCTATCTGGTCTGCTCAACTTCATCGACGGTATCTGGTCAGCTTGTGGGGGAGAAAGGATCATCATATTCACAACCAACCATGTGGACAAGCTCGACCCTGCCCTTATAAGGAGAGGAAGGATGGACAAGCACATAGAGATGTCCTATTGCTGCTTCGAGGCATTCAAGGTTCTTGCGAGGAATTACTTGGACATCCAGGACCACCTTCTGTTCGAAACAATAAGCCGACTGCTCGACGAGACCAATATGACACCCGCCGACGTCACGGAGAACTTGATGCCTAAGTCCGACAACGAAGATGCGGAGACCTGCTTGAGGAACTTGATAGAAGCGCTCGAAGCGGCCAAGAAGGaagcaaggaagaagaaagagaaagaatcGCGGGCGCAGGCCAAGGAGGGGCGAGAGAAGAAAGTCAACggggaggaagaggaagggaaAGAGAGTGGAACATCCGCTAAAGAAGTGAAGGAAAATGGCGACGTCGGTGGAGGAGTTGCTGCTAAAGAAGTGGGGGAGAATGGTGTTTGCAGCTGCAGACGTTGA
- the LOC115731277 gene encoding AAA-ATPase At3g28580-like, with protein MMFPVEMFAHYGSAIGWLMVLRMMLQHYLPSQLRDLVDRYIQKWWMSLFDPHVQISFPQFAGQRMKSSEAYMAIQNYLTKNVSSVARRLKADSVKDSRSLVLSMDDHEEITDEYEGVKVRWFLNKEDATKTSSASLYGATEPSRFYRLTFHRKHRELIMQSYVRHVLTEGKAIESMHRQRKLYSNGDDRFYSRWSHVVFEHPATFETLAMDPDKKREIMNDLTKFTQGKDYYAKIGKAWKRGYLLYGPPGTGKSTMVAAMANFLNYDVYDLELTAVKDNSELRRLLIETSSKSIIVIEDIDCSLDLTGQRRKDGASGSGSGGEDKSPLKKLTHKEESSSSSQVTLSGLLNFIDGIWSSCGGERLIVFTTNHLDKLDPALIRRGRMDKHIEMSYCSYEAFKVLAINYLNIDDHPLYETIGLLFNKTNMTPADVAENLMPKSDDEDVEACLSNLIQALEAAKEEAAKKKAEEEAQAKAEKERQEKRSKWWRKGGVWAGSLLKKSRSTTQRE; from the coding sequence ATGATGTTTCCTGTGGAGATGTTTGCGCACTATGGGTCCGCGATCGGCTGGCTGATGGTCCTACGGATGATGCTCCAGCACTACTTGCCATCCCAACTGCGGGACCTCGTGGACCGATATATCCAGAAGTGGTGGATGAGCCTGTTCGACCCCCATGTCCAGATCTCGTTCCCTCAGTTCGCGGGCCAAAGGATGAAGAGCAGCGAGGCATACATGGCCATTCAGAACTACCTCACCAAGAATGTCTCGTCCGTGGCTAGGAGACTCAAAGCAGATTCCGTCAAAGACAGCCGATCTCTTGTCCTGAGCATGGATGACCATGAGGAGATCACCGATGAATACGAGGGCGTGAAGGTTCGGTGGTTCTTGAACAAAGAAGATGCCACCAAGACTTCCTCAGCTTCGTTGTATGGCGCAACAGAGCCGTCGAGATTCTACAGACTCACATTCCATCGAAAGCATAGGGAGTTAATCATGCAATCTTACGTGAGGCACGTATTGACAGAAGGGAAGGCGATTGAATCTATGCATCGACAGCGGAAGCTGTACTCGAATGGTGATGATCGGTTCTACTCCAGGTGGAGCCATGTTGTTTTCGAGCACCCGGCAACTTTCGAAACGTTGGCTATGGATCCagacaagaagagagagataatgAACGACCTCACAAAGTTCACCCAGGGGAAGGACTATTATGCTAAAATCGGCAAGGCTTGGAAGCGCGGGTATTTGCTCTACGGTCCGCCGGGAACTGGAAAATCCACCATGGTAGCTGCCATGGCTAATTTCTTGAACTATGATGTGTATGATTTAGAGCTCACGGCAGTTAAAGATAACTCGGAGCTGAGGAGGCTTTTGATCGAGACTTCAAGCAAGTCTATCATCGTGATCGAGGATATTGATTGCTCTCTCGACCTCACCGGCCAGAGGAGAAAGGACGGGGCcagcggcagcggcagcggGGGCGAGGATAAGAGCCCACTGAAGAAGCTGACCCATAAAGAggagagcagcagcagcagtcaGGTCACTTTATCTGGTCTTCTCAACTTCATCGATGGAATTTGGTCATCTTGTGGGGGCGAAAGGTTAATTGTGTTCACTACAAATCATCTGGACAAGCTCGATCCCGCTCTGATAAGGAGAGGGCGGATGGACAAGCACATAGAGATGTCGTATTGCAGCTACGAGGCGTTCAAGGTTCTCGCGATAAATTATCTGAACATCGATGACCATCCTTTGTATGAAACGATCGGCCTGCTGTTCAACAAGACCAACATGACTCCTGCAGATGTTGCGGAGAACTTGATGCCCAAGTCCGACGACGAGGATGTGGAGGCTTGCTTGAGCAACTTGATACAAGCACTGGAAGCGGCGAAGGAAGAAGCAGCGAAGAAGAAGGCCGAGGAAGAAGCACAGGCCAAAGCTGAAAAGGAAAGGCAGGAGAAGAGGTCAAAATGGTGGAGGAAGGGTGGGGTATGGGCGGGGTCTCTGCTAAAGAAGAGCAGATCAACAACACAAAGAGAGTGA